The sequence TGCCGCGATTCGGGTGCAAAAGCGCTCGCCGGATCGGCAAGCCCCTATAATTCTCGCATAGATACAACAGGTTCCCTCGATGTCCACTCTCGCCTTCACCATCCTGTTCGCGGCCGCCGTGCTGGCAATGGTCGGCACGAAGCTCTGGCTCGCATCGCGCCAGATCCGCTTCGTCGCGGCGCACCGCGGCCAGGTCCCCGAGCAATTTGCCGGCACGATCGCGCTCGCCGCGCACCAGCGCGCCGCCGACTACACGATCGAGCGCACGCGGCTCACGATGCTCGAAGTGATCGTCAGCGCCGCCGTGCTGATCGCGCTCACGCTGCTCGGCGGCGTCGCGGCGATCAACAGCTTGGTTTCGAACTGGCTCGGCGAGGGCTACCTAGGGCAGATCGGGCTCGTCGCGGTCGTCATTGCGATTACGAGCGCGATCGACCTGCCGTTCGACTACTACCGCCAGTTCGTCGTCGAGGAACGCTTCGGCTTCAATCGGATGACGAAGCGCATTTTCTTCACCGATCTCGCCAAGGGCATCCTGCTCGGCGCGGCGCTCGGCCTGCCGCTTCTGTTCGTCTTGCTGTGGCTCATGAACCAGGCGGGCAGCCTGTGGTGGCTGTGGGCGTGGGTCGTGCTCGTCGCGTTCCAGATGCTGGTGCTCGTGCTCTATCCGACGTTCATCGCCCCGCTCTTCAACAAGTTCGAGCCGCTGACCGACGATGCCCTGAAAAGCCGCATCGAAGCGCTCATGAAGCGCTGCGGCTTCGCTGCGAAGGGTCTCTTCGTGATGGACGGCAGCCGCCGCTCCGCGCACGGCAACGCGTACTTCACGGGCTTCGGCGCCGCCAAGCGGATCGTGTTCTTCGATACGCTGCTCGCGCGGCTCTCGGGCAGCGAGATCGAAGCGGTGCTCGCGCATGAGCTCGGCCACTTCAAGCGCCGCCACGTGATCAAGCGCATGATCGTCACGTTCGCGATCAGCCTCGCGATGCTCGCGCTGCTCGGCTGGCTC comes from Trinickia violacea and encodes:
- a CDS encoding M48 family metallopeptidase translates to MSTLAFTILFAAAVLAMVGTKLWLASRQIRFVAAHRGQVPEQFAGTIALAAHQRAADYTIERTRLTMLEVIVSAAVLIALTLLGGVAAINSLVSNWLGEGYLGQIGLVAVVIAITSAIDLPFDYYRQFVVEERFGFNRMTKRIFFTDLAKGILLGAALGLPLLFVLLWLMNQAGSLWWLWAWVVLVAFQMLVLVLYPTFIAPLFNKFEPLTDDALKSRIEALMKRCGFAAKGLFVMDGSRRSAHGNAYFTGFGAAKRIVFFDTLLARLSGSEIEAVLAHELGHFKRRHVIKRMIVTFAISLAMLALLGWLTQRVWFYEGLGVQPSMTGSNSGLALVLFFLALPVFMFFVTPLGSLSSRKHEFEADAFAASQTGAQDLVNALVKLYEDNASTLTPDPLYTAFYYSHPPASQRIDRLLRHA